A single region of the Zygotorulaspora mrakii chromosome 4, complete sequence genome encodes:
- the MDM32 gene encoding Mdm32p (similar to Saccharomyces cerevisiae MDM32 (YOR147W); ancestral locus Anc_5.483), producing MQRLLWQGLAKTVRTSAVRCSTNGSFTGHRFALNRSRWRDTAMLLNYRTFHEGASLQTKRGKNPENVFSNSTDYLHIQNILLQKNQARMDKKKLLSEASNFYERFRVNTKWLLIRGDRPFSATEIGTMFSWLLISQILWIILGTTTFISILLLILNTVFAKEMVGKCVGKLLNTFLDDVDVSFKDALVPEWKKGCIRFNQVQLKTCAGDLKNEIYDDDDDDDDDDDDDDDDEASSSVKPTLTFDLKFHQIELTLSLKKWMFGHGLIKDISVFGMSGNATINYSYTADSPENTKLFVDWFSNKEYHLGRVQINDSCIKVYDKQLGMHYRVSIYNMLMPQLRFGYMLTDFFNSAVVTGSINHSLFTIHKRQHKLAYLDDLEQDLTPWKRITRLRLDSINAKDMGLTKSNTFNWIEDGNLEIVADIMLPHEEDGVKQNEDTNKYVVLDLKFKFKDLKAAFPDVAPRLSTGETIISLNELKPLITYINTQNSLFRSVMNIENASSAWNYPYTSITKPKSYPNVTIIPSSVQWPEDEDGSTAMNQEIIKFHDQPVNTNNEIVLRCRIVKNVQELKNMVMFQETGIYDTLSMELYVDLIRMVEEWEYKKKSDWMKLWGTTIASQLLLFGFGAMV from the coding sequence ATGCAAAGGTTACTGTGGCAAGGTCTTGCCAAAACGGTGCGAACTTCAGCAGTTCGGTGTAGTACTAATGGGAGTTTTACAGGTCACCGATTTGCGCTGAATAGATCACGCTGGAGGGATACTGCTATGTTACTTAACTACCGCACATTTCATGAGGGGGCAAGTTTACAGACTAAGAGAGGAAAGAATCCCGAAAACGTTTTTTCCAATAGCACTGATTATTTGCATATacaaaatattcttctgCAGAAGAACCAAGCGAGAATGGACAAGAAGAAGCTGTTATCCGAGGCTAGTAACTTTTATGAAAGATTCAGAGTTAACACAAAATGGCTGCTCATCCGAGGAGACAGACCATTCTCTGCTACTGAAATAGGCACGATGTTTTCGTGGCTACTGATATCGCAAATACTTTGGATCATCTTGGGAACAACAACGTTCATTTCTATTTTATtattaattttgaatacTGTTTTTGCCAAGGAAATGGTGGGGAAGTGTGTGGGGAAATTATTGAATACTTTCTTGGATGATGTCGATGTCAGTTTTAAAGATGCTCTGGTACCCGAGTGGAAAAAGGGATGTATACGATTCAATCAAGTTCAGCTCAAAACATGTGCCGGTGAtctaaaaaatgaaatatatgatgatgatgatgatgatgatgatgatgatgatgatgatgatgatgatgaagcaAGCAGCTCTGTCAAACCGACCCTGACTTTTGACCTTAAGTTTCATCAGATCGAACTAACACTTTCACTCAAGAAGTGGATGTTCGGCCATGGGCTTATCAAAGACATATCAGTTTTTGGAATGAGCGGTAACGCTACCATTAATTATAGCTATACTGCCGATTCACcagaaaatacaaaattATTTGTTGATTGGTTTTCAAACAAAGAGTACCATTTGGGGAGAGTACAAATAAATGACTCCTGCATCAAGGTTTACGACAAACAACTCGGAATGCATTATAGGGTATCTATATATAATATGCTGATGCCACAGTTGAGATTTGGATATATGCTCACGGATTTCTTTAATTCTGCAGTCGTGACAGGATCCATAAACCATTCGCTTTTCACAATCCATAAGAGACAACACAAGCTTGCTTATTTGGACGATTTAGAGCAAGATTTAACGCCTTGGAAGAGAATTACAAGGTTAAGGCTTGATTCAATCAATGCCAAAGATATGGGTCTAACAAAGAGCAATACTTTCAACTGGATAGAAGATGgcaatttggaaatagTAGCAGATATCATGCTTCCTCATGAAGAAGACGgtgtaaaacaaaatgagGATACGAACAAATATGTGGTTTTGGATTTGAAgttcaaattcaaagatcTAAAAGCTGCGTTTCCAGATGTTGCACCACGCCTGTCTACAGGTGAAACAATAATATCTTTGAACGAATTGAAACCACTCATTACCTACATTAATACTCAAAACAGTCTCTTTCGATCAGTGATGAATATAGAAAATGCAAGTTCTGCGTGGAATTATCCTTACACCTCAATAACAAAACCGAAGTCGTACCCCAATGTCACCATTATCCCATCAAGTGTTCAATGGCCAGAGGACGAAGACGGATCTACTGCTATGAATCAAGAAATCATTAAGTTTCATGATCAGCCAGTCAACACTAACAACGAGATCGTTCTTCGATGTAGAattgtgaaaaatgttcaagaattgaaaaacatgGTAATGTTTCAGGAAACTGGAATTTACGATACATTAAGCATGGAGCTTTATGTTGATTTGATACGAATGGTGGAGGAATGggaatataaaaaaaaaagtgattGGATGAAATTGTGGGGCACCACCATTGCTTCGCAACTTTTATTATTTGGATTCGGTGCCATGGTTTAG
- the SPP2 gene encoding spliceosome ATPase-activating subunit SPP2 (similar to Saccharomyces cerevisiae SPP2 (YOR148C); ancestral locus Anc_5.484), translating into MSGFSINLKSKGKKSLRVKKKGSTQSANVFGIQNVGKQSNITKLTHVDEFVEKEIEEQPKLTIKPEGSLRYSLSRSDDTETHNEELKFGLTKNCTSATKDDTSNSRSIIKNSEEQLQRREMELLGLAPEMTQEEEYENVPVEEFGDALLRGMGWDGRYDDDEARAFKEPHQKKLHLPNVSRPDYAGIGAEVEPSGGKLKNSQRDQTYLPIIKIKKDTKKRA; encoded by the coding sequence ATGAGTGGATTTTCGATAAACCTAAAAAGTAAAGGTAAAAAGTCGTTGAGggtcaagaaaaaaggCTCAACACAGAGTGCAAACGTGTTTGGTATTCAAAATGTTGGTAAGCAGAGCAATATCACCAAATTGACGCATGTAGACGAGTTTGTAGAGAAGGAAATAGAAGAACAGCCTAAATTAACAATCAAGCCTGAGGGTAGTCTGCGATATTCCTTGTCAAGGTCTGATGATACTGAAACGCATAATGAAGAGCTGAAGTTTGGGCTCACTAAAAATTGCACTAGTGCTACTAAAGACGATACCAGCAACAGCAGAAGtataatcaaaaattctgaagAGCAGTTGCAACGGCGAGAGATGGAGCTGCTTGGATTAGCGCCAGAAATGACGCAAGAGGAAGAATACGAAAATGTCCCCGTTGAAGAATTCGGTGATGCTCTATTAAGAGGTATGGGATGGGATGGGAGatatgatgatgacgaagcACGAGCATTTAAAGAACCACATCAGAAGAAACTACACCTACCGAATGTTTCCAGGCCCGATTATGCAGGGATTGGCGCCGAAGTTGAACCTTCAGGCGGTAAATTAAAAAACAGCCAAAGAGACCAAACATATTTGCCTATAATtaagatcaaaaaagatactAAGAAAAGAGCATGA
- the SHE9 gene encoding She9p (similar to Saccharomyces cerevisiae SHE9 (YDR393W); ancestral locus Anc_5.485) — MLLRCRLRPLVINHKCPCLSVIRLASYRSFSKTTLVLEASDPKGARSTTKEHQKSLGNIAEPYWRAFTSRMQQYKSAVARIKHQFSIHAKKAQDSIREANQKLAEQERNRMDTRLNYDKDIETSRRIVDLPSQREVHRRQWSRKLEFYLDSLQETVLTATKALNDVTGYTSIQKLRKSIDLMEHNLEQNRTYLKSLKARYATAIEQRTESQRELNELLQRKSSWSPADLERFTKLYKDDAMNLKRERDLKEEVRIKDSEQEELINDLYHAILTRYHEEQIWSDKIRRTSTWGTFILMGVNIVLFLVFQLLLEPWKRRRLTKSFEDKVKRALDQYSIEQTQKFEELSSNLKESGNLEQSKTKEKDSERTVTFEENASLENSSHHSEVLPGVKVTTHHFPAEDMSFSRIYHWLVNFATKLKPSTVLRLDSVFSLSSIELYLYSALLLFLGALSGSIL, encoded by the coding sequence ATGTTGTTACGATGCCGATTGAGACCCTTGGTGATCAATCACAAGTGCCCATGTTTGTCTGTTATAAGACTTGCGAGTTATAGATCGTTTTCTAAAACTACACTTGTATTGGAGGCGTCGGATCCGAAAGGTGCAAGATCAACTACAAAGGAGCACCAAAAGAGTTTAGGCAACATTGCTGAGCCATATTGGAGAGCGTTCACCTCACGAATGCAACAGTATAAATCCGCGGTGGCCCGAATAAAGCACCAGTTTTCCATTCACGCCAAGAAAGCACAAGATTCAATTCGTGAAGCCAACCAAAAATTGGCAGAACAGGAGAGGAATAGAATGGACACACGCTTGAATTATGATAAGGACATCGAAACCAGCAGAAGGATTGTGGATCTGCCCTCGCAAAGAGAGGTCCATCGACGTCAATGGTCCAGAAAATTAGAATTTTACTTGGACTCGTTACAGGAGACTGTTCTGACGGCTACGAAAGCTCTAAACGACGTCACAGGATATACTAGTATTCAAAAGCTTAGAAAAAGCATTGATCTCATGGAGCACAATCTAGAACAGAACAGAACCTATCTCAAATCGTTGAAAGCAAGGTATGCCACTGCGATTGAACAGCGTACCGAATCCCAAAGGGAGCTCAACGAATTACTTCAAAGGAAAAGTTCATGGTCGCCTGCAGATCTCGAAAGGTTCACTAAGCTGTACAAGGACGATGCcatgaatttgaaaagagaacgAGACCTGAAGGAAGAAGTCAGAATAAAGGACTCTGAGCAAGAGGAACTTATCAATGACTTGTACCATGCCATTCTTACCCGCTATCACGAGGAGCAGATATGGTCCGACAAAATTAGAAGAACTTCAACATGGGGTACGTTCATTCTGATGGGTGTCAATATTGTGCTCTTCCTCGTGTTTCAATTACTACTAGAGCCATGGAAAAGGCGGAGATTGACGAAATCCTTTGAAGATAAAGTTAAAAGAGCACTGGATcaatattcaattgaacaaaCTCAGAAATTTGAGGAGTTGTCAAGTAATTTGAAGGAATCAGGGAACTTGGAGCAGTCAAAAACGAAAGAGAAGGATTCAGAACGAACTGttacatttgaagaaaacgcTTCATTAGAAAACTCTTCACATCATTCAGAGGTGCTGCCAGGTGTAAAGGTTACTACACATCACTTTCCTGCCGAAGATATGTCATTCAGTAGAATCTATCATTGGCTAGTCAATTTCGCAACGAAATTGAAACCCTCCACGGTCCTACGGCTTGATTCCGTATTTAGCTTGTCCAGCATAGAGCTTTACCTCTATTCAGCATTACTACTATTTCTTGGTGCCCTATCAGGATCAATTTTATAG
- the RPT3 gene encoding proteasome regulatory particle base subunit RPT3 (similar to Saccharomyces cerevisiae RPT3 (YDR394W); ancestral locus Anc_5.486) encodes MEELGIQSAGETLVEEKNSIKSYGALISQLSNNNVSNTNNTSSDIYLKLKRLEKEYELLTLQGEYIKDEQRHLKRELLRAQEEVKRIQSVPLVIGQFLEPIDQNTGIVSSTTGMSYVVRILSTLDRELLKPSMSVALHRHSNALVDILPPDSDSSISIMGQNEKPDVTYADVGGLDMQKQEIREAVELPLTQADLYQQIGIDPPRGVLLYGPPGTGKTMLVKAVANSTKASFIRVNGSEFVHKYLGEGPRMVRDVFRLARENSPSIIFIDEVDSIATKRFDAQTGSDREVQRILIELLTQMDGFDQSTNVKVIMATNRADTLDPALLRPGRLDRKIEFPSLRDRRERRLIFGTIAAKMSLAPEADLDSLIIRNDSLSGAVIAAIMQEAGLRAVRKNRYVILQSDLEEAYASQVKTDSDVDKFDFYK; translated from the coding sequence ATGGAAGAGCTCGGAATTCAAAGTGCAGGAGAGACCCTTgtagaagaaaaaaattcaatcaaGTCTTATGGCGCCCTTATCTCACAGTTaagtaataataatgtCAGTAATACCAATAACACTAGTTCCGatatatatttgaagttgaaaagactCGAGAAGGAGTATGAACTGCTTACTTTGCAAGGCGAATATATTAAGGATGAGCAACGTCATTTGAAGCGTGAGTTATTGAGAGCCCAAGAGGAGGTTAAAAGGATCCAAAGTGTACCACTAGTGATTGGGCAGTTTCTGGAGCCTATTGACCAGAACACAGGTATCGTGTCGAGTACGACGGGTATGAGTTATGTGGTGAGAATACTTTCCACCTTAGACCGTGAATTGTTGAAACCATCCATGTCAGTGGCACTTCACCGCCATTCGAACGCATTAGTTGATATTCTACCACCAGATTCCGATTCTAGCATCTCCATTATGGGGCAAAACGAGAAGCCTGATGTCACATATGCGGACGTTGGTGGTCTCGATATGCAAAAGCAAGAAATTAGGGAGGCAGTTGAGTTACCTCTTACTCAAGCAGACTTATACCAGCAGATTGGTATCGATCCGCCAAGAGGTGTTTTATTATATGGTCCACCAGGTACAGGTAAAACAATGCTTGTAAAAGCAGTTGCAAATAGTACGAAAGCATCTTTCATCAGGGTTAATGGTTCTGAATTTGTACACAAATACCTGGGAGAAGGTCCCAGAATGGTAAGAGACGTTTTCAGATTAGCAAGGGAGAATTCACCCTCCATAATCTTCATCGACGAAGTCGACTCCATTGCTACTAAACGTTTCGATGCTCAGACTGGTTCCGATAGGGAAGTTCAACGTATTTTGATCGAGCTGTTAACTCAGATGGACGGTTTTGACCAGTCGACGAACGTAAAAGTTATCATGGCCACCAATAGAGCTGATACACTAGACCCAGCATTATTAAGACCAGGTAGATTGGATAGAAAAATAGAATTTCCATCACTACGTGATAGGCGTGAACGTCGTCTAATCTTTGGTACAATTGCAGCAAAGATGTCGCTAGCGCCAGAAGCCGATTTAGATTCATTAATTATAAGAAACGATTCTTTATCAGGTGCGGTGATCGCTGCTATTATGCAGGAAGCGGGCCTAAGGGCTGTAAGGAAAAACAGATATGTCATTCTGCAAAGTGATCTGGAAGAAGCATATGCCTCCCAAGTGAAAACGGATAGCGATGTCGATAAGTTCGATTTCTACAAATAA
- the SMP3 gene encoding glycosylphosphatidylinositol-alpha 1,2 mannosyltransferase (similar to Saccharomyces cerevisiae SMP3 (YOR149C); ancestral locus Anc_5.487) produces MTSISNRFILFSIGLWFAVQPSYLHPDEHFQSLEILCDKFYNYKGFVPWEFESKHAARSFIPLYIFYGPLLCGLRPLLKWHLIEQPLTILRIIRIQNYLVYTIVCHFALKAINVKHGNRSAAELFVISSYITWSYQSHSFSNSIETILLLAVLALFTKFVERKSGEHENQYKKSFLLGTLITLGTFNRITFAGFILLPFVSLFLRFYCGQWRSFFVLIISIITCSVTFVCFDTAIYQSSSYVVAPINNLLYNLDESNLALHGIHPRITHMFVNLPQIVGPGIILLPNAFRSFSKVCENQAALSVLSGMTFLSLFKHQELRFLTPLAPLLFSCFIPRSPFKRLKWEYIFRAWFLFNLIAGLIMGVLHQGGILRAINDFHKNESPINVHIWWKTYSPPAWMYRNKNLTVSAMNTVNGVESIDEIPFHVVNNHVIDLRGSNLELLIKSLIHFENAGASVTLIAPNSMRVLLNSMQDTTNFRLERLAEWKLHLDLDHIDFSNPSSLALGLASYNVSS; encoded by the coding sequence ATGACATCGATATCTAATCGTTTCAtactcttttcaattggGTTATGGTTTGCGGTACAACCCTCGTATTTGCATCCGGATGAGCATTTCCAGAGCCTAGAGATCTTATGTGACAAATTTTACAATTATAAAGGGTTCGTTCCTTGGGAATTTGAAAGCAAGCATGCCGCTCGAAGTTTTATTCCGTTGTATATATTCTATGGTCCTTTACTTTGTGGTTTACGGcctcttttgaaatggcATCTTATCGAGCAGCCTTTGACAATTTTGAGAATTATTAGGATTCAGAACTACTTGGTTTACACGATAGTATGTCACTTTGCTCTGAAAGCGATAAATGTGAAGCACGGAAACAGGAGCGCAGCTGAGCTATTTGTGATATCCTCTTATATTACATGGTCGTATCAGAGTCACTCGTTCTCCAATTCCATCGAAACTATTCTGTTGTTGGCGGTGCTCGCATTATTCACCAAGTTTGTTGAACGGAAATCAGGAGAACATGAAAatcaatataaaaaatcttttttactGGGGACTCTCATAACTTTAGGAACTTTCAATCGGATAACATTTGCGGGGTTTATTCTGTTACCTTTCGTATCACTGTTTCTACGCTTCTATTGCGGCCAATGGCgttctttttttgtgcTAATTATTTCGATAATAACCTGTTCTGTCACTTTTGTATGTTTTGATACAGCAATCTACCAGAGTTCATCATATGTGGTGGCTCCGATTAATAATCTCCTTTACAACCTGGATGAATCTAATCTCGCACTTCATGGTATTCATCCTAGAATAACCCACATGTTCGTCAATCTGCCCCAGATAGTCGGTCCTGGAATTATTTTGCTCCCTAATGCATTCCGCTCTTTCTCAAAAGTCTGCGAAAACCAGGCTGCGCTTTCTGTATTATCTGGAATGACTTTCTTATCCTTATTCAAACATCAAGAACTTCGATTTCTTACACCATTAGCTCCTCTATTGTTTTCCTGTTTTATACCAAGGTCACCTTTCAAGAGGTTGAAATGGGAATACATATTTAGAGCATGGTTTTTATTCAATCTCATTGCGGGGCTTATAATGGGCGTTCTTCATCAAGGGGGAATTCTCAGAGCTATAAATGATTTTCATAAGAATGAAAGTCCTATAAATGTTCATATCTGGTGGAAAACGTACTCACCCCCAGCCTGGATGTACAGgaataaaaatttgaccGTTTCAGCAATGAATACTGTAAATGGTGTAGAATCAATAGATGAAATTCCATTTCATGTTGTGAACAATCATGTTATTGACTTACGAGGTTCAAATTTAGAGCTTCTTATCAAGTCACTGATCCACTTTGAGAATGCTGGCGCATCTGTCACCTTGATAGCCCCAAACTCTATGAGAGTACTTCTCAATTCAATGCAAGATACTACAAATTTCAGATTAGAGAGGCTCGCCGAATGGAAGCTCCATCTGGATTTAGATCATATAGATTTCTCGAATCCGAGTAGTCTGGCTCTCGGACTCGCTTCCTATAATGTCTCGTCCTAG
- the SXM1 gene encoding Sxm1p (similar to Saccharomyces cerevisiae SXM1 (YDR395W); ancestral locus Anc_5.488), protein MNEQDEREILQCIEHTMVADAKVIKLAEQQLFEFQKQSGFATFLLRVVSNTDIPLNIRLSSAIYLKNKIQRSWNAIKREDGIKADEQQIIKENLIQALVSNSQNNHLRPHLTESIRRILNTNCEWDLTSAIVELLSSGKQDYVYSGLLILFEVCIVHRWDMSDSRQTIDDVISLVLPIVEGIASQLVSQNDYRSNELLYLILKCFKYACLNNFPQYFNNTDKLSAWIQMHLFLCSKPLPAEVLQLDPADRSLDKRVKVNKWAFGNLNRFIHKFSRPTKSISEEFVSYVLANLIPSILEDYFKIIQSWSDQSLWLSQASLHFLIQFLEKCMVMDQIYPLLEPHLGTILESVIFPCLCASSQSVELLEDDPEEYTRRYFDMNKEGSTADVASSDFIFVVGHKRDSQLSKILPFVNNIFLSYSTNENDIYCAYKQEGAMRIISTLFAFIDPSADLEGIFSHYIISFLTQTKYPFLTARALETIAIYGNPFEDMGTLSKLFELTYTHFLNSNILPIQIEAADALKTLVVSNPNIHSHISSQVPGIMEKLLKLSKEFQIDIISEVMEVFVERFSDELTAFGEDLADNLVDQFLTLGRSMVESSGGTYSTGDQDQEIQVSALLQTMTTMVMSMTKVPLIDKFLPVVKFTIVNAQITFLSELVDLMDSLALSSQTLYNQFTPAVWEMFHDVLDSFQTYAMDYFETYLVFFQTVVTHGFPKDQTFLQPFLEILSVKMESEIDYDVEGVLDILVLYALSMRDTPLFDRALKASSNDELEIDDARIVKTFLANLFVKPIETLQTCENEGATLSMLTKWFSCKFSSVFAIKLQILAIIALFKLPELPSCVKGFTNQFSDKLITLTEQLPEAIRKRDAISKGDDFIQEALEVGPNGEDDEYFDEYEDDLNETVLDQINAFQEIHNFFSQLQAQNPSKYQQIVGSLTDVKRHSLNVILEFVSQN, encoded by the coding sequence ATGAATGAACAGGACGAGCGAGAAATTCTGCAATGTATTGAGCATACTATGGTTGCTGATGCTAAGGTAATCAAACTCGCTGAGCAACAAttgtttgaatttcaaaagcaatCAGGTTTTGCGACATTCCTGTTGAGAGTAGTGTCTAATACTGATATTCCACTAAACATACGTCTGTCTTCGGcaatatatttgaagaataaaATCCAAAGGTCATGGAATGCTATTAAGCGGGAAGACGGGATTAAAGCGGATGAACAGCAAATtattaaagaaaatttgattcaagCATTGGTTAGTAACTCCCAGAACAATCACCTGAGACCACATCTGACCGAATCCATTCGACGTATTCTCAATACCAACTGTGAGTGGGATTTAACAAGCGCAATAGTGGAGCTTCTCTCAAGTGGCAAACAAGACTATGTATATTCAGGTCTACTTATACTGTTTGAGGTCTGTATTGTTCATAGATGGGATATGTCAGATAGTCGTCAAACGATTGATGACGTTATATCATTAGTTTTGCCTATCGTTGAAGGAATTGCCTCGCAATtagtttctcaaaatgaCTACAGGTCAAATGAGTTACTGtatttaattttgaaatgtttcaaatatgCGTGTCTGAACAACTTTCCACAGTACTTTAACAATACGGATAAACTAAGTGCGTGGATCCAAatgcatctttttctttgctcAAAACCATTGCCTGCCGAAGTTTTACAATTAGATCCAGCCGATAGATCTTTAGATAAAAGGGTGAAGGTAAACAAATGGGCATTTGGCAACTTGAATAGATTTATTCACAAGTTTTCCCGACCAACAAAATCTATCTCGGAAGAATTTGTTTCTTACGTTTTAGCAAACTTGATTCCTTCCATATTGGAGGATTATTTCAAGATCATCCAGAGTTGGTCAGATCAGTCCCTCTGGTTGAGCCAAGCTtctttgcattttttgatacaGTTTTTGGAGAAGTGCATGGTGATGGACCAGATATATCCTTTACTAGAGCCTCACTTAGGTACAATTTTGGAAAGCGTTATTTTTCCCTGTCTGTGTGCCAGTTCGCAAAGTGTTGAATTGCTTGAAGACGATCCAGAAGAATATACGAGGCGTTATTTTGATATGAATAAAGAAGGATCAACAGCAGATGTCGCATCTTCAGATTTTATATTTGTTGTTGGGCACAAGCGCGATTCCCAGCTAAGTAAAATCCTTCCATTTGTCAAcaacatctttttgagCTACtcaacaaatgaaaatgatatcTATTGCGCTTATAAACAAGAAGGTGCAATGAGAATCATTTCAACTTTATTCGCATTTATAGATCCTTCGGCCGATCTAGAAGGTATCTTTTCCCATTATATTATTTCCTTCTTAACCCAAACAAAATATCCATTTCTAACTGCAAGGGCTCTTGAAACTATTGCCATTTATGGCAAtccttttgaagatatggggactttatcaaaattatttgaatTGACATACACACATTTTCTGAATAGTAATATCCTGCCTATTCAAATCGAAGCAGCGGATGCTCTTAAAACTTTGGTTGTTTCTAATCCTAACATACACAGCCATATCTCTTCACAAGTTCCTGGTATTATGGAAAAACTGCTCaagctttcaaaagagtttCAAATAGATATAATATCCGAAGTTATGGAGGTATTTGTGGAGCGATTTTCTGACGAACTAACTGCGTTTGGAGAAGACTTGGCAGATAATCTAGTCGACCAGTTTTTGACTCTAGGGAGATCCATGGTCGAGTCTTCGGGAGGTACCTATTCAACTGGTGatcaagatcaagaaatccAGGTTAGTGCTTTATTACAAACTATGACTACCATGGTGATGTCCATGACCAAAGTTCCATTGATAGATAAATTTTTACCTGTTGTCAAATTCACCATTGTGAATGCACAAATCACATTCTTAAGCGAGCTTGTAGATTTGATGGACTCCTTGGCATTGTCCTCTCAGACTTTGTACAATCAATTCACTCCAGCTGTTTGGGAAATGTTCCACGACGTTCTTGATTCATTCCAAACATATGCAATGgattattttgaaacatacttggttttttttcaaactgttgTAACCCATGGATTTCCAAAGGACCAAACATTTTTACAGCCCTTCTTGGAAATTCTAAGCGTCAAGATGGAAAGTGAAATAGATTATGATGTTGAAGGTGTTTTGGATATTCTGGTTCTTTACGCTTTATCTATGAGAGACACCCCGTTATTCGATAGGGCTCTAAAAGCATCGTCTAATGATGAATTGGAGATAGATGACGCTCGAATTGtgaaaacatttttggCCAACCTGTTCGTTAAACCAATTGAAACGCTTCAAACGTGTGAAAATGAAGGGGCCACGTTATCCATGTTGACGAAGTGGTTTTCGTGcaaattttcaagtgtTTTCGCTATAAAGTTGCAAATACTAGCTATAATAGCTCTGTTCAAGTTGCCAGAGTTACCTAGCTGCGTAAAAGGTTTCACTAATCAGTTTTCTGATAAGTTGATTACGCTAACAGAGCAATTGCCCGAAGCTATAAGGAAAAGAGACGCGATATCCAAGGGCGATGATTTCATTCAAGAAGCTCTTGAAGTAGGTCCAAATGGAGAGGATGATGAATATTTCGATGAATATGAGGACGATCTAAATGAAACCGTGTTGGATCAAATCAATGCATTCCAGGAAATCCataatttcttctctcaGCTTCAAGCTCAGAATCCAAGCAAGTACCAGCAGATCGTGGGTTCACTAACGGACGTAAAGAGACATTCATTGAATGtaattcttgaatttgTGTCGCAAAACTGA